A stretch of the Lactuca sativa cultivar Salinas chromosome 9, Lsat_Salinas_v11, whole genome shotgun sequence genome encodes the following:
- the LOC111889918 gene encoding uncharacterized serine-rich protein C215.13: MENGKRSSASTKTCKKHPKHQQSPGVCSLCLRERLSKISSTSSRAVTNVSSSSSSSTISSVSSVSSSRGSSNGPSYTASPMHNYLNQRKTYDVERKGYLSFLRKSRSMAFVSENIVEIDGKQKKSNGFWSKLIGSKRSDAQKRSMEESSSSRLMHSKTMREMLTTSV, translated from the coding sequence ATGGAAAACGGAAAAAGATCATCGGCGTCGACAAAAACCTGCAAGAAACACCCAAAACACCAACAATCTCCGGGTGTTTGCTCGTTATGTTTAAGAGAAAGATTATCGAAGATATCAAGTACTTCATCACGTGCAGTGACGAACgtttcttcatcatcttcttcatcgaCTATCTCTTCTGTGTCTTCGGTTTCTTCATCGCGTGGATCATCCAATGGCCCCTCTTACACGGCATCTCCCATGCATAATTATCTGAATCAACGTAAAACTTATGATGTTGAAAGAAAGGGATATCTTTCGTTCTTGAGAAAGAGTAGATCAATGGCTTTTGTTAGTGAAAATATTGTAGAAATTGATGGGAAACAGAAGAAAAGCAATGGCTTTTGGTCAAAGTTGATCGGCTCGAAGAGAAGTGATGCACAGAAGCGATCAATGGAAGAGAGTTCATCTTCAAGACTCATGCATTCAAAAACTATGAGAGAAATGTTGACCACTAGCGTTtga